The Cloeon dipterum chromosome 3, ieCloDipt1.1, whole genome shotgun sequence genome includes a region encoding these proteins:
- the LOC135939730 gene encoding intermembrane lipid transfer protein VPS13A-like isoform X4, with the protein MFKSSVAWVLNKHLGKYVQDLDTENLNVGIFNGEVQLHNLKLKPEALYELKLPIEVREGQIGSVTLNIPWNGLVNQAIVLTIEDVFIVAGAVVGDIFDADLEKRLLRATKKRILDELDEVSFFEMGKEDGMLGKLATSLAKNMQIFIRNVHIRYEDTTSMPDSPVSCGLCLQSISIETTNSKWKPCATSPDSNSIYQLIRIQSLSFYWNPCTRARGLVLTSGNWRQSMCQGLQSFSVNGEPFEFILKPVSAKAKLIITQTNEIKVPKLLLDVVVQDAVLQISRAQYTSMAMLQEAFQRIEKNREYREYHPGVNLHKNASLWWKYAFVSVLEQRVRPYSWPRIKEHRESYRKYVQAYKLSLLSPTDVELKLDLQKLEDRLRVIDLVIAREHAKIELSREEPEKLAVTSSERWWLGLWKCVDPEIKFKMVANPSPGFWSRLTQQEREKIYELIDYSEDNTNSKQRQFIEHKYNLTLATLSVSLVSHGHEISLATVTQFLISLETRSAEAAFKFSARAEKFLLEGITFENELVPLVQADILNSDSSVTNVFAFDFEKNPVAPNTDFSVNMRLEPLEIIYNEQTLAELIGFFQKLNFTKMSEDPVTDFFVEAKMMVKHFMLQRKKVYLNLQLKGPTIVLPEQGSIQRGGQLMILDTGCLKVSTELQNGPISIEDETKTELEEHLYDRLNLELSNMQILFCDCSDEWREKRKMNDSDMHLLSCLKTQFMFSNSIKPEYRQLPRQKVNFSIGSVKLNLSNRKMFHLLNFMDMFPLPTPNSIHSSQVIDSVVWHNEFALDSVEQVLLLERLKCIRTIIVQAHLVTLEPQTPCSLTCGSQKLTLSASDTERFLSSSDQSDEEIEIWAKVLDQPGFEDNVSPHNTIGVLLRFMLGELVVNFSRSENKVDQPYLMLRLEKICVDSAILEYGPAVQLSLGSFQLVDKIHTCAGGCYIELLRGNALTGMDVVTILYRKVKANCPDFKSHFHSIEHSLVVDLHAITTLFHREAFVALFKYFTSVSLEIRRHDSAIGSMISASMTSIRESLSSVSTMSLSSYFAFEEDPPVPPGATKLSYSIRMADLQTRLCSTDADFLDIKITGLEVDSLVKANERTVHRLFLNNIAVEDLSDMTLYNKIVFLDGEHLLDAKFVVHSSRISGSKSGIDNGKEKIKSDGTIKANVARLNIVCLQRIGIDILNFLDPFMDIRAASWKAAAFIGRKLTKMKYFALKMQLALDICIPTLLIPQKSDSPNLLIVNLGTLRVENFFKYDEQATDAAMVAIENILAKLDCVQVSRAIITLAGTVEPQEPIVEPTGFSFDLKRRAYTKKDGSKSNSPLYRISGTNEKIVINLGQKDLATILMVNQENAAEGLFAELHPKSTPLSPVHSYTASYGLHQEDRVLKTIQTFLCQNKDDELETEVNFMVDAISINLFMDIDEELSSPVRCPQHLLCTFDLSDMSTAVTATRCGAFDIKTVLHSVYVRDTVKSFNILERGTYSLKLKDAKEPPFIEWHASKSISDSWIHDIVIESYTVNLTAQFLTNLFSFFYDSAHADLPSEGGVINYGYIGDLTCHKVLQSQIGRSSETATVSLSLRLRQSDINLMSENANGCLCFQSEIVMDYMRSPAELSESCEILVSRAQVNFKEDDHSCHVVLQSCDLEFSRQMPSLEEGVKINISVSPLNVRVSSKVAQMICCLASDLTSMTQTSSSSRESRMPLSFQELDNLWTPKKIPVCVPYNEDAPLPRQVLRFDMKFSESLLLTITKVNILFLMEGDINARQNRPLFQIKSSLAAEVKNWSSQVQLLSQIQVQASYFNEKLRKWEPFIEPPRDGSGYKPLEIYIQLFHGKAFNVYTSACIETDQIDKKKYETVSNTCSKMVFIDKECTEVENEISPKFSRKSSDNDSDNSNLYLNKLAELIEHLVRDDKGSESDDYNSKDELSDEMDQTDGTDREIERKFLKHEEDDEHECIATYITICAKDRIEFTITSAAIETCNVLISKFLVDSIDFSGQYAKEIELLNYIGPSSVISLYGRLQRDGSDEEYVLLSTAEFGYCRSGQSTPDLLDVPDRCNDEKAASVSVLTPTYKDDSAECWYHRTTAMKISVDIEGFHQLNILVPQRRISTILPLESSKHETTYHVAVTVDNKLGNKVITVHSPLKIYNETAHAVTLYCNKSSLEAIGEDADGEVVNPFQDLVKVSVIEPSETYHVPLFIAYHSKLYVLPSYIEDCRISETGIWWKDFASKPVMDIKCQSKQSSNEVLFSIRAVAKHNEGASEGRIPNYMVRLLQPLTIHFLLPTSVEITLPASRKQILIETGSFADIYELDMSSEKNIPLTVSSYKGSSWKGELVISNEKVKASINMQSEGINEKFIVCVSTDETSSKNVYLYATHWVVNKCGTNLSIKGAPSKDETSIQNEELLLLSLERKQDVVLKVGQSAWSAPFSLHAAGTSGVAICQDHERGNKIFRLHVTISYAQSCPSLTKIVTIWPYFMVVNNCRKHLRFMEDNEKADLWIDLAPATCTPFWPDTSTMRMFVKFRDGKLVSQNFPINYCHATVLKMDKGCGLNVKVTGGADSPFTIMFTNFEPGDAPIRIDNLCEMIHIKIHQSDPGQAATVLNPYQSILYTWDNHCKERVLLWNACNSNTDDMPVNIWKDGCGIKKVELQNDQPPPSPTPTPANSTVSMSSKISAGLRRLSKPSFDAAAKVQEDSNKLDEVFIYWVSFLECGQRVLLLTTDLDTALRTRNMIEFEKGSMEIIFSLRGVGASLAIDEDDPTEELAYFSLQESAPNWEVLVSQDWCPMPFELAAWCEEKFIQGLPSAKLKTLIHIDLEKMKLIKPFFAEVRRIQSPAVWMQYRKSSRQVFINWKIHQIQIDNHLAESGSPAFLSPVPNQKSAYQPCFDLKALCQHFHQQSVYKYITLNVASVRVDLDFKFLSKILKYAKQWQSQVALETKARADVAQVHQSFGYKQNISNYDCLVEYMYLSPLIVEVRYVPLKKSHLTITDHGSNLLTDISALFMHTKHANMYSLRLLPCEKIGLLLPTVEQLNIIIKHYTKQLNQKFYASVLGQNVLTNPIGTISDMGISQSTNESVSILPEPCSCGVAFGAKVLMGYAIGPAAWDLMPGGEIAEYLATFSRNELRNPTITVDEADSNTNSLIPAAQIYLNGIFYNEAAAEKSSVEKFCKGTGERLMLMVEAKDIACPLLSISYALKRLVDFDEINMPTKLRLSKYTNPYTGFKPYNEEEAIGQQLLKMLNDSHLKETYWSHVSLSSTTMALISDKKIYVLQNATQPWKNWTVQNEIKITQLISVPQVKNSELVFLIMKDTREEYHLETEDALVAKWLQNKVETAMIAGMEEKPCPTTL; encoded by the exons ATGTTCAAAAGTTCAGTGGCGTGGGTGTTGAACAAACACCTTGGAAAGTACGTCCAGGATTTGGATACGGAAAACCTGAATGTGGGAATTTTCAATGGAGAGGTTCAGCTGCACAATCTCAAACTCAAGCCGGAAGCTCTG TACGAGCTCAAGCTGCCAATTGAGGTGCGCGAGGGACAGATAGGCTCCGTTACGCTGAACATCCCGTGGAATGGACTCGTCAATCAGGCCATCGTTCTCACCATcgag GATGTGTTCATCGTCGCTGGTGCAGTGGTTGGAGACATTTTTGACGCAGACCTCGAGAAGAGGCTGCTTCGAGCGACTAAAAAGAGGATTTTGGACGAGCTGGACGAGGTATCCTTTTTTGAAATGGGCAAGGAGGACGGGATGCTTGGAAAATTGGCCACCAGTCTGGCGAAAAACATGCAGATTTTCATTAGAAACGTACATATCCGGTACGAAGATACGACCTCGATGCCGGACTCGCCTGTGTCGTGCGGACTTTGCCTTCAAAGCATATCCATCGAAACCACAAACAG CAAATGGAAACCGTGTGCAACTTCTCCTGACTCAAACTCGATTTACCAGTTGATTCGAATTCAGTCACTGTCGTTCTACTGGAATCCCTGCACGCGGGCCCGAGGTCTGGTTTTGACTTCAGGAAACTGGCGTCAATCAATGTGCCAAGGACTGCAAAGTTTCAGCGTGAACGGGGAGCCGTTCGAATTCa TCCTGAAGCCAGTGTCAGCAAAGGCCAAACTCATAATTACACAAACGAACGAGATCAAAGTTCCAAAATTGCTGTTAGACGTAGTGGTGCAGGACGccgttttgcaaatttctagAGCACAGTATACTTCTATGGCAATGCTGCAGGAGGCCTTTCAGCGAATCGAAAAGAACAG AGAGTATCGTGAGTATCACCCTGGAGTGAATCTGCACAAAAACGCTTCGCTGTGGTGGAAATACGCTTTCGTTTCTGTACTGGAACAAAGAGTGAGACCGTATTCGTGGCCGCGGATAAAAGAGCACAG GGAGTCCTACCGTAAGTACGTTCAGGCGTACAAATTGAGTTTGCTGAGTCCAACCGATGTGGAGCTGAAACTTGACTTGCAAAAACTGGAGGACCGGCTGCGTGTGATCGACCTTGTGATAGCGAGGGAACACGCTAAAATAGAG CTCTCTCGCGAAGAGCCGGAGAAACTGGCAGTGACTAGTTCGGAACGCTGGTGGCTGGGGTTGTGGAAATGCGTTGATCCTGAGATCAAGTTCAAGATGGTTGCTAATCCGAGTCCTGGTTTCTGGAGCAGACTCACTCAGCAGGAGAGGGAGAAAATCTACGAGCTGATTGACTACTCCGAAGATAACACCAACTCAAAGCAGAGGCAGTTCATAG AACACAAATACAACCTGACCCTGGCCACCCTGAGCGTGTCTTTAGTGAGCCACGGACACGAAATCAGTTTGGCCACCGTAACTCAGTTCCTAATTAGTCTGGAGACTCGAAGCGCGGAGGCCGCGTTTAAATTTTCGGCCCGCGCCGAGAAGTTTCTGCTGGAAGGGATCACTTTTGAGAACGAACTGGTGCCTTTGGTGCAGGCCGACATTCTTAATTCTG ATTCGAGCGTCACAAACGTCTTTGCATTCGACTTTGAGAAAAACCCAGTGGCGCCAAACACGGACTTTAGCGTGAATATGCGCCTAGAGCCACTGGAGATTATTTACAACGAACAAACCCTGGCTGAACTAATTGGATTTTTCCAAAAGTTAAACTTCACGAAAATGTCTGAAGACCCAGTCACCGACTTTTTTGTCGAAGCTAAGATGATGGTCAAGCACTTCATGCTGCAGCGCAAGAAAGTGTACTTGAACCTGCAACTGAAAGGACCAACGATCGTTTTGCCTGAGCAAGGCTCCATCCAAAG AGGTGGGCAGCTCATGATTTTGGACACTGGATGCCTGAAAGTGAGCACTGAGCTGCAGAACGGACCGATTTCCATTGAAGATGAGACCAAGACTGAACTTGAGGAGCATCTCTACGACAGGCTAAACCTGGAACTgtcaaatatgcaaattttattttgcgacTGCAGCGACGAGTGGCGCGAAAAGCGCAAAATGAATGATTCAGACATGCATCTTCTGTCCTGCCTAAAAACGCAATTCATGTTCTCAAACAGCATTAAGCCGGAATACAGACAACTCCCAAG gCAAAAAGTGAACTTTTCGATTGGAAGCGTGAAACTGAATTTATCGAATCGCAAAATGTTCCACCTTCTGAATTTCATGGATATGTTCCCATTACCCACGCCAAACAGCATCCACTCGAGTCAGGTGATCGACTCGGTGGTTTGGCACAACGAGTTTGCACTCGACTCGGTAGAGCAGGTGCTCCTGTTGGAGAGGCTGAAATGCATTCGCACCATCATTGTGCAAGCTCACTTGGTGACCTTAGAGCCTCAGACGCCCTGCAGCCTCACATGCGGCTCTCAAAAGCTCACACTCTCAGCTTCAGATACAGAAAg ATTTTTGTCCTCTTCCGACCAGAGCGACGAGGAGATTGAAATTTGGGCAAAAGTTTTGGACCAGCCTGGTTTTGAAGACAACGTTTCTCCTCATAATACTATTGGCGTTCTGCTAAGGTTCATGTTAGGAGAG CTTGTGGTTAATTTTTCGAGATCCGAGAACAAGGTCGATCAACCGTACTTGATGTTGAGGCTCGAGAaa atttgcgTTGACTCGGCAATTTTGGAATATGGACCGGCCGTTCAGTTGAGCTTAGGTTCATTTCAACTTGTGGACAAAATACACACGTGTGCTGGCGGCTGTTACATCGAATTGCTCCGTGGCAACGCACTGACGGGAATGGACGTGGTCACGATTCTATATAGAAAA GTGAAAGCAAACTGCCCGGATTTCAAGAGCCACTTTCACAGCATTGAGCATTCCCTGGTAGTGGACTTGCACGCCATCACGACTTTATTCCACCGAGAGGCATTTGTTGCACTATTTAAATACTTCACTTCAGTCAGTTTAGA AATCCGAAGGCACGATTCGGCCATTGGTTCGATGATCTCCGCGTCCATGACCTCTATCCGCGAGTCATTGTCATCGGTGAGCACAATGTCCCTATCTAGCTATTTCGCTTTTGAAGAGGACCCACCGGTGCCTCCAGGTGCTACCAAACTGAGCTACTCGATCCGAATGGCTGACCTGCAGACGAGGCTTTGCAGTACGGATGCAGACTTCCTTGACATCAAG ATAACTGGATTAGAGGTTGACAGTCTGGTCAAAGCGAACGAGCGGACTGTTCACCGGCTGTTTCTCAATAACATTGCGGTTGAGGATTTATCAGACATGACCTTATACAACAAG ATTGTATTTTTGGACGGGGAACATCTTCTGGACGCGAAATTTGTGGTGCACAGCTCCAGAATCAGTGGTTCTAAATCGGGAATCGACAACGgcaaagagaaaatcaaatcagaCGGCACGATCAAGGCAAACGTTGCAAGACTAAACATTGTGTGCCTGCAAAGAATTGGCATTGACATTTTG AATTTTTTGGACCCATTTATGGACATCAGAGCAGCGAGTTGGAAAGCGGCTGCTTTCATAGGAAGGAAACTgacgaaaatgaaatatttcgcGCTGAAAATGCAACTTGCGCTTGATATTTGCATCCCAACTTTGCTGATACCCCAAAAGTCAGACTCGCCTAATCTACTAATCGTCAATTTAG gCACGTTGCGCGTTGAAAACTTCTTCAAATATGACGAGCAAGCAACTGATGCAGCAATGGTTGCAATTGAAAACATACTGGCCAAATTGGATTGCGTGCAG GTTTCAAGGGCAATAATAACCTTGGCAGGAACAGTTGAGCCGCAAGAACCAATCGTGGAACCTACGGGGTTCAGTTTTGATTTAAAGCGCAGGGCTTACACCAAAAAGGACGGCAGCAAAAGCAATTCTCCTCTCTATAGGATCAGTGGCACGAACGAAAAAATCGTAATAAATTTGGGCCAAAAGGATCTTGCGACAATTTTAATGGTTAATCAAGAGAATGCGGCTGAAGGATTATTTGCtg agctACATCCTAAGTCAACGCCGCTTTCTCCCGTGCATTCTTATACTGCCAGCTATGGTCTTCACCAAGAAGACAGAGTTTTGAAAACCATCCAAACGTTTCTGTGTCAAAACAAGGACGACGAGCTAGAAACTGAAGTTAACTTTATGGTAGATGCGATCAGTATTAACTTATTCATGGACATAGATgag GAACTGAGCTCACCAGTGCGCTGTCCTCAACATTTACTTTGCACATTTGACCTGAGTGACATGTCAACTGCTGTAACTGCAACTCGTTGCGGCGCTTTTGACATTAAAACAGTTCTGCACTCAGTTTATGTTCGAGACACTgtgaaaagttttaatattcttGAAAGAGG gaCGTAcagtctaaaattaaaagacgCGAAAGAGCCCCCATTCATAGAGTGGCACGCCAGTAAATCAATATCAG ATTCGTGGATTCACGACATCGTGATTGAAAGCTACACAGTTAACCTCACCGCGCAGTTCCTGACCAatctttttagttttttctacGACAGCGCACATGCTGACCTTCCCTCAGAAGGGGGCGTCATCAATTATGGGTACATAGGCGATCTGACGTGCCACAAAGTTCTGCAAAGTCAAATAGGCAGATCAAGTGAGACAGCGACTGTGTCGCTATCACTCAGGCTGAGGCAATCAGACATCAATTTGATGTCTGAAAATGCGAACGGATGCCTTTGTTTCCAGTCGGAAATCGTGATGGACTACATGCGTTCGCCAGCCGAGCTGAGCGAGAGCTGTGAGATCTTGGTGTCCAGAGCGCAAGTCAACTTTAAAGAGGATGATCACAGCTGTCATGTGGTACTTCAAAGTTGTGACCTCGAGTTTTCTCGCCAGATGCCTTCCCTGGAGGAAGGCGTAAAGATCAATATTTCTGTCAGCCCGCTTAACGTCAGGGTCTCGTCAAAAGTCGCACAAATGATCTGCTGCTTGGCGAGTGATTTAACAAGCATGACACAAACCAGTTCCTCAAGTAGGGAATCTCGAATGCCTCTCAGTTTCCAGGAGCTCGATAATCTGTGGACACCCAAAAAAATACCGGTCTGCGTGCCGTACAACGAGGACGCGCCGTTGCCTAGACAAGTGCTAAGATTCgatatgaaattttcagaatcaCTGTTGCTGACCATCACGAAAGTGAATATTCTCTTCCTAATGGAAGGGGACATCAACGCAAGACAAAACAGGCCGCTTTTCCAAATCAAGTCCTCGTTGGCTGCCGAGGTTAAAAACTGGTCATCTCAAGTACAATTGCTATCACAAATTCAAGTGCAAGCTTCGTACTTTAACGAAAAGCTGCGCAAATGGGAGCCCTTCATTGAGCCACCTCGCGATGGAAGCGGCTACAAGCCCTTAGAAATTTACATCCAGCTATTTCATGGAAAAGCATTCAACGTGTACACGTCAGCTTGCATCGAGACCGACCAGATTGATAAAAAGAAGTACGAAACCGTCTCAAACACTTGCTCCAAAATGGTTTTCATCGACAAGGAGTGCACAGaggttgaaaatgaaatttctcctaagttttcgagaaaatcaaGCGATAATGACTCTGACAATTCAAACCTATATCTAAACAAGCTCGCGGAACTGATAGAGCACCTCGTTCGCGACGATAAAGGAAGCGAGTCAGATGATTACAACAGCAAAGATGAACTATCTGACGAGATGGATCAAACTGACGGGACAGACAGGGAAAtcgaaagaaaatttctcaagCATGAAGAAGACGATGAACACGAGTGCATTGCAACGTACATTACAATTTGTGCAAAAGACAGAATAGAGTTTACAATTACCAGCGCAGCCATCGAGACATGCAATGTTCTCATTTCCAAGTTCTTGGTCGATTCGATTGACTTTAGTGGTCAGTATGCGAAAGAAATTGAACTGCTGAACTACATAGGGCCTTCGTCGGTAATTTCACTGTACGGTCGCCTCCAGCGAGATGGCTCCGACGAGGAGTACGTGCTTTTGTCAACTGCAGAATTCGGCTACTGCAGATCGGGCCAAAGCACTCCAGACCTGTTGGATGTGCCGGATCGATGTAACGACGAAAAGGCAGCATCCGTCTCGGTACTCACACCTACATACAAAGACGACTCAGCTGAGTGCTGGTACCACAGGACGACGGCTATGAAAATTTCCGTGGACATCGAGGGCTTCCATCAGCTAAATATATTAGTGCCGCAGAGAAGAATTAGCACGATTCTCCCCTTGGAAAGCTCAAAACACGAAACGACGTATCATGTAGCCGTTACGGTCGATAATAAGCTCGGGAATAAAGTTATCACGGTGCATTCTCCACTGAAAATTTACAACGAAACGGCTCACGCGGTCACTCTGTACTGCAACAAGTCTTCACTGGAAGCCATTGGCGAGGACGCAGATGGGGAGGTGGTCAACCCGTTCCAAGACCTCGTCAAAGTCTCTGTCATTGAGCCCAGCGAAACTTATCACGTGCCCCTTTTTATTGCATATCACAGCAAGTTATATGTTCTTCCATCGTACATTGAAGACTGTCGTATCAGTGAAACTGGAATCTGGTGGAAAGATTTTGCGAGCAAGCCAGTTATGGATATCAAATGCCAATCCAAGCAAAGCAGCAATGAAGTCTTATTTTCCATCAGGGCAGTTGCCAAGCACAATGAAGGCGCATCAGAGGGTAGAATACCTAATTACATGGTGCGACTTTTGCAACCACTGACGATCCACTTCCTCCTCCCTACGTCAGTTGAAATCACACTGCCGGCCAGCAGAAAGCAAATTCTAATCGAAACGGGCTCGTTTGCCGACATTTACGAGCTGGACATGAGCTCGGAGAAAAACATTCCATTGACG GTTTCAAGCTACAAAGGCTCTTCTTGGAAAGGCGAACTTGTCATTAGCAACGAGAAAGTGAAGGCCTCAATAAATATGCAGTCAGAAGgcattaatgaaaaattcattgtgtGCGTCAGCACCGACGAAACGAGCAGCAAGAACGTCTACTTGTACGCAACGCACTGGGTCGTCAACAAGTGTGGAACGAATCTGTCAATCAAG GGAGCACCGTCGAAGGACGAGACAAGCATACAAAACGAAGAGCTGCTCCTGTTGAGCTTGGAGCGAAAGCAGGATGTTGTGCTAAAAGTGGGACAGTCTGCATGGTCAGCACCATTCAGTCTGCACGCGGCCGGCACTTCCGGCGTAGCCATCTGCCAAGACCATGAaagaggaaacaaaattttccgccTGCACGTTACCATATCTTACGCTCAATCGTGCCCATCATTAACCAAAATCGTAACAATTTGGCCGTACTTCATGGTGGTTAACAACTGTAGAAAGCATTTGCGTTTCATGGAAGATAACGAAAAAGCCGATCTGTGGATAGATTTAGCACCAGCAACG TGTACACCGTTTTGGCCAGACACCTCGACGATGCGCATGTTCGTTAAGTTCAGGGATGGAAAATTGGTGTCTCAGAATTTCCCAATCAACTACTGCCACGCAACTGTTCTTAAAATGGACAAAGGTTGCGGTCTAAATGTGAAGGTTACCGGAGGGGCTGACAGTCCGTTTACGATTATGTTCACTAACTTTGAACCTGGCGATGCACCGATTAGAATAGACAACTTGTGCGAGATGATtcacattaaaattcatcagaGTGATCCAGGACAG GCCGCGACTGTTCTCAATCCATACCAGTCTATATTGTACACTTGGGACAATCATTGTAAAGAAAGAGTACTGCTGTGGAATGCTTGCAATTCGAACACGGATGATATGCCGGTGAACATTTGGAAAGATGGCTGTGGCATCAAGAAAGTAGAGCTACAAAACGACCAGCCACCACCGTCGCCAACTCCTACACCCGCTAACTCGACAGTCTCGATGTCCTCCAAAATATCGGCAGGACTTCGGCGCCTCTCAAAGCCCTCGTTTGACGCGGCTGCTAAAGTTCAAGAGGACTCTAACAAACTAGACGAGGTCTTCATATATTGGGTGAGCTTTCTCGAGTGTGGACAGCGAGTGCTGCTTCTCACCACGGATTTGGACACTGCGCTGAGAACCAGAAACATGATCGAGTTCGAAAAAGGCTCCatggagataattttttctctccggGGTGTTGGAGCTTCGTTAGCCATTGATGAGGACGACCCTACCGAAGAACTAGCGTATTTCAGCCTTCAAGAATCTGCGCCTAACTGGGAAGTGTTAGTCTCACAAGACTGGTGCCCAATGCCGTTTGAGCTGGCTGCCTGGtgtgaggaaaaattcatCCAAGGCTTGCCATCAGCAAAACTCAAGACGCTCATTCACATCGacttggaaaaaatgaaactgatTAAACCGTTCTTCGCGGAGGTGAGGAGGATTCAAAGTCCAGCGGTCTGGATGCAATATCGGAAATCGTCAAGACAGGTGTTTATCAACTGGAAGATTcaccaaattcaaattgacaaCCATCTGGCAGAATCCGGGAGCCCAGCATTTTTGAGCCCAGTGCCAAATCAAAAGAGTGCATACCAGCCTTGTTTCGACTTGAAGGCACTTTGTCAGCATTTCCACCAACAATCAGTTTACAA gtATATCACACTGAACGTCGCGAGTGTCCGCGtggatttggattttaaatttctgtccAAAATCTTGAAATACGCAAAGCAATGGCAGAGTCAGGTGGCTTTGGAAACAAAAGCGCGAGCGGACGTGGCACAAGTGCATCAGTCATTTGGATACAAGCAAAAT ATTTCAAATTACGACTGTCTGGTTGAGTACATGTATCTGTCCCCTCTCATTGTTGAAGTGCGATATGTTCCGCTGAAAAAATCGCATCTGACCATCACGGATCATGGCTCGAATCTTCTGACGGATATTTCAGCACTCTTCATGCACACGAAACATGCGAACATGTATTCATTGAG GTTGCTCCCATGCGAAAAAATCGGGCTGCTTTTGCCGACTGTGGAGCAGCTGAATATTATAATCAAGCACTACACGAAGCAGCTTAATCAGAAATTTTACGCGTCGGTGCTCGGGCAGAACGTGCTGACAAATCCCATCGGAACGATATCAGATATGGGGATATCGCAATCCACAAAT GAGTCGGTTTCAATTTTGCCAGAGCCGTGTTCATGCGGCGTGGCTTTTGGCGCAAAGGTGCTCATGGGATACGCTATAGGACCAGCGGCTTGGGATTTGATGCCCGGAGGAGAAATTGCGGAATACCTGGCTACCTTTTCCAGGAACGAGCTGCGAAATCCGACCATCACGGTAGACGAAGCGGACAGCAACACGAACAGTTTGATTCCGGCAGCACAAATCTATTTGAACGGAATATTCTACAATGAGGCTGCTGCagaga AAAGTAgcgttgaaaaattttgcaaaggaACGGGGGAAAGGTTGATGCTGATGGTGGAGGCTAAAGACATTGCTTGTCCACTTTTGTCAATTTCATACGCACTAAAACG ACTAGTCGACTTTGATGAAATCAACATGCCAACGAAATTGCGACTCTCAAAATACACAAATCCATATACT GGCTTCAAACCGTACAATGAGGAGGAAGCGATTGGACAACAATTGCTTAAAATGCTGAATGACAGTCACTTGAAAGAGACATATTGGAGCCATGTATCGTTATCCTCAACTACAATGGCACTTATTTCAGACAA aaaaatttatgttctTCAAAATGCAACGCAGCCGTGGAAAAACTGGACAGTCCagaatgaaatcaagattACCCAGTTAATATCTGTGCCTCAAGTGAAGAATTCGGAACTGGTATTCCTAATTATGAAG GACACGCGGGAGGAATACCATTTGGAAACGGAAGATGCCTTAGTTGCAAAGTGGTTGCAAAACAAAGTTGAGACTGCTATGATCGCAGGAATGGAAGAAAAGCCTTGCCCAACAACATTATaa